The Hymenobacter chitinivorans DSM 11115 genome window below encodes:
- a CDS encoding vWA domain-containing protein, with protein MSIFRLRPLWLLAGGLLLPACQQKQSTEPLEQASVYEQLPPAEPQLDEAPPAPANAETYARLPENRFEDVRQTPLSTFAIDVDPASYSNVRRFLTQNRQLPPPEAVRVEELINYFHYDYPQPRSSDAPATLNAEVARCPWNPAHRLVLVGVQGREVATRALPPANLVFLLDVSGSMNDEDKLPLLKASLRQLVHTLRPQDYVSIVVYAGAAGLVLPPTPGSQPQQILAALDNLEAGGSTAGGEGLRLAYQVARQQARPGSNTRIILATDGDFNVGESSDEAMEQLVTQERQSGVFLSVLGFGEGNLQDSKMEVLADKGNGNYAYIDNLNEARRVLVQQFGGTLFTLAQDVKVQVEFNPAQVAQYRLIGYENRLLAAEDFNDDTKDAGELGAGQQVTALYEIVPANTRPAVDPLKYQSSPGVATDYGPVSAASAELLTVKLRYQEPQGSVSRLLKLPVRNSDTGVEQASDNLRLAAAVAEFGLLLRQSEHRGTASYAAAGQLAQSVRGRDADGSRREFAELVRQAGELSSEVAQALPEEQWSYR; from the coding sequence ATGTCGATATTCCGCTTGCGCCCCCTGTGGCTGCTGGCCGGCGGCTTGCTGCTGCCCGCCTGCCAACAAAAACAATCTACCGAGCCTCTCGAGCAGGCCAGCGTTTACGAGCAGCTGCCCCCGGCCGAGCCCCAGCTGGATGAAGCTCCGCCCGCGCCGGCCAACGCCGAAACCTACGCCCGGCTGCCCGAAAACCGCTTCGAGGACGTGCGCCAAACGCCGCTGAGCACCTTCGCCATCGACGTAGACCCAGCCTCTTATAGTAATGTGCGGCGCTTCCTGACCCAGAACCGCCAGCTGCCCCCGCCCGAAGCCGTGCGGGTCGAGGAGCTCATCAACTACTTTCACTACGACTACCCCCAGCCCCGCTCCTCCGACGCCCCGGCCACGCTGAACGCCGAAGTGGCCCGCTGCCCCTGGAACCCCGCCCACCGGCTGGTACTGGTGGGGGTGCAGGGCCGCGAAGTAGCCACCCGGGCACTGCCGCCGGCCAACCTGGTTTTCCTGCTCGACGTGTCGGGCTCGATGAACGACGAGGACAAGCTGCCCCTGCTCAAGGCCAGCCTGCGCCAGCTGGTGCACACGCTGCGGCCCCAGGACTACGTTTCTATTGTAGTATATGCCGGGGCGGCGGGCCTGGTGCTGCCGCCCACGCCCGGCAGCCAGCCCCAGCAGATCCTGGCAGCCCTGGATAATCTGGAAGCCGGCGGCTCCACGGCGGGCGGCGAAGGGCTGCGTCTGGCCTACCAGGTGGCCCGGCAGCAGGCCCGCCCCGGCTCCAACACCCGCATCATCCTGGCCACCGACGGCGACTTCAACGTGGGAGAAAGCTCGGACGAGGCCATGGAGCAGCTCGTGACCCAGGAGCGGCAGTCGGGCGTGTTTTTGTCGGTGCTGGGCTTCGGGGAAGGCAACCTGCAGGACAGCAAGATGGAGGTGCTGGCCGACAAAGGCAACGGCAACTATGCCTACATCGACAACCTGAACGAGGCCCGGCGGGTGCTGGTCCAGCAATTTGGCGGCACGCTATTTACCCTGGCCCAGGACGTGAAAGTGCAGGTCGAGTTCAACCCCGCCCAGGTAGCGCAGTACCGCCTCATCGGCTACGAAAACCGCCTGCTGGCCGCCGAGGATTTCAACGACGATACCAAGGATGCCGGGGAGCTGGGCGCGGGCCAGCAAGTCACGGCCCTCTACGAAATTGTGCCCGCCAACACCCGCCCCGCCGTCGACCCGCTCAAGTACCAGTCTTCCCCGGGCGTTGCTACTGATTACGGCCCAGTTTCCGCCGCCAGCGCCGAGCTGCTTACCGTAAAGCTGCGCTACCAGGAACCCCAAGGCAGTGTTAGCCGCCTGCTCAAGCTGCCCGTGCGCAATTCCGACACCGGCGTGGAGCAGGCCTCCGACAACCTGCGCCTGGCCGCGGCCGTGGCCGAGTTTGGGCTGCTGCTGCGGCAGTCGGAACACCGGGGCACGGCCAGCTACGCGGCGGCCGGGCAGCTGGCGCAGTCGGTGCGCGGCCGGGACGCGGACGGCTCCCGCCGGGAATTTGCGGAGCTGGTGCGGCAGGCTGGTGAGCTAAGCAGTGAAGTCGCCCAAGCCTTGCCCGAGGAGCAGTGGAGCTACCGGTAA